A window of Komagataeibacter medellinensis NBRC 3288 contains these coding sequences:
- the pgeF gene encoding peptidoglycan editing factor PgeF gives MMTDSAITDAQVVRAPLLAAARHGFFTRQGGVSTGPYASLNCSTRSADTPEALRENRRRVAQYVGVPLEHLLGLTQVHGARTLSVTGPWATGAGPEGDGLVTSQPGLALGVITADCAPILFSNAHGTVVGAAHAGWRGACGGIVESVVAAMGALGCAADGISAVVGPCIAPHSYEVGPDMRDAVLACDASATRFFVPAVRKDHFMFDLPGYCVGRLERCGVGQAAAVGLDTLHDEARFFSHRRRTLAGGGPIGHQISVIACRAI, from the coding sequence ATGATGACGGACAGCGCCATAACGGATGCACAGGTCGTGCGCGCGCCGCTGCTGGCTGCCGCCCGGCACGGGTTCTTTACCCGTCAGGGCGGTGTGTCTACCGGCCCGTATGCCAGCCTGAACTGTTCTACCCGCTCGGCCGATACTCCCGAAGCACTGCGTGAGAACCGCCGCCGGGTGGCGCAGTACGTAGGCGTGCCGCTTGAGCATCTGCTGGGCCTGACACAGGTGCATGGCGCGCGAACCCTGAGTGTCACCGGCCCATGGGCGACAGGTGCCGGGCCGGAGGGGGACGGTCTGGTAACAAGCCAGCCCGGCCTCGCACTGGGGGTAATTACTGCTGACTGCGCGCCCATCCTGTTCAGCAATGCGCACGGCACGGTGGTGGGGGCAGCACATGCGGGCTGGCGCGGGGCATGTGGCGGTATTGTGGAGTCGGTGGTGGCCGCCATGGGTGCGCTGGGCTGTGCGGCCGATGGGATCAGCGCCGTGGTCGGTCCCTGCATCGCCCCCCATAGTTACGAGGTGGGGCCGGACATGCGTGATGCGGTGCTGGCGTGCGATGCATCCGCCACCCGCTTTTTCGTGCCCGCCGTGCGGAAGGATCACTTCATGTTCGACCTGCCCGGCTACTGCGTGGGGCGACTGGAGCGCTGCGGGGTGGGGCAGGCTGCCGCGGTGGGACTCGACACCCTGCACGATGAAGCTCGGTTTTTCAGCCATCGTCGCCGCACGCTGGCCGGTGGGGGCCCGATCGGCCACCAGATTTCCGTTATTGCCTGCCGGGCGATATAG
- a CDS encoding ribose-phosphate pyrophosphokinase has product MKIVACNSNLPLAEKVAMELGLPLCNATVRRFADMEIFVEIHENVRGEDVFVIQSTCSPTNDNLMELLIMLDALRRGSARRITAVMPYFGYARQDRKSGPRTPISAKLVANILVEAGANRVLTMDLHAMQIQGFFDIPVDNLYAAPLFTRDIRGRMKLQGEPPLPYEAPPMDIAGGPHNLMIVSPDVGGVVRARQLAQRLNVDLAIIDKRRERAGVSEVMNVIGDVRGRYCVLVDDIVDSGGSLCNAAEALMKHGAAAVEAYVTHGVLTGSAVSRIGQSPLGMLTLTDSIVATQAVKDSANIRQISTAALISRAMQAISDESSVSSLFD; this is encoded by the coding sequence ATGAAAATTGTCGCCTGTAACAGCAACCTGCCTCTGGCCGAAAAGGTCGCGATGGAGCTGGGTCTGCCGCTTTGCAATGCGACCGTGCGGCGCTTTGCCGATATGGAAATCTTTGTCGAGATCCACGAGAACGTGCGCGGCGAGGATGTGTTCGTGATCCAGAGCACCTGTTCGCCCACCAACGACAACCTGATGGAACTGCTGATCATGCTCGATGCGCTGCGTCGGGGTTCGGCACGGCGCATCACGGCGGTCATGCCATATTTTGGCTATGCCCGGCAGGACCGCAAATCCGGTCCCCGCACGCCCATCAGCGCCAAGCTGGTTGCCAACATTCTGGTTGAAGCGGGTGCGAACCGCGTGCTGACCATGGATCTGCATGCCATGCAGATCCAGGGTTTCTTCGATATTCCGGTGGACAACCTGTATGCTGCCCCTCTGTTCACGCGCGATATTCGCGGCCGCATGAAGCTGCAGGGCGAACCCCCGCTGCCTTATGAGGCCCCGCCGATGGACATTGCCGGTGGTCCCCACAACCTCATGATCGTTTCGCCCGATGTGGGAGGCGTGGTGCGTGCGCGGCAGTTGGCGCAGCGGCTAAATGTTGACCTTGCCATTATCGACAAGCGTCGTGAGCGCGCCGGTGTGTCCGAAGTCATGAACGTGATCGGTGATGTGCGGGGGCGCTATTGCGTTCTGGTGGATGATATTGTCGATAGCGGCGGCTCGCTGTGCAACGCGGCCGAAGCCCTGATGAAACACGGCGCCGCAGCGGTGGAAGCCTACGTGACCCACGGCGTGCTGACCGGCAGCGCGGTCAGCCGCATAGGGCAGTCGCCGTTGGGGATGCTGACCCTGACCGACAGCATCGTGGCGACCCAGGCGGTGAAGGACTCGGCCAATATTCGCCAGATCAGCACGGCGGCCCTGATTTCGCGCGCCATGCAGGCCATTTCGGATGAAAGCTCGGTCTCCTCGCTGTTTGACTGA
- a CDS encoding TetR family transcriptional regulator, producing MDNDQFDATLLRSALERAALHGWRRTTVVDAARDVGLSLDTARKRFACKTMLLMTLGRLADEAALVEDGSEGSVREKLFDMLMRRLDVFQQYREGVRAVLRAVPLNPPLAIVLGGATVESMKWIADAAGMDTTGLAGAMRLQALLGVWTLTLRTWDKDDSQDMGLTMAALDQALDRAARFTGLGPATPQSTTAGTAHDADTDPMVDLPLEPFA from the coding sequence ATGGACAACGACCAGTTTGACGCCACCCTTCTCCGCTCTGCCCTGGAACGTGCCGCCCTGCACGGGTGGCGCCGCACAACGGTCGTTGACGCTGCGCGCGATGTGGGACTGAGCCTGGATACCGCGCGCAAACGCTTTGCCTGCAAGACCATGCTCCTGATGACCCTGGGGCGTCTGGCAGATGAGGCCGCCCTGGTCGAGGATGGCTCCGAAGGGAGCGTGCGTGAAAAGCTGTTCGACATGCTCATGCGCCGCCTTGACGTGTTCCAGCAGTACCGCGAGGGCGTGCGCGCCGTACTGCGCGCCGTGCCGCTGAACCCGCCGCTTGCCATCGTACTGGGCGGTGCCACGGTGGAAAGCATGAAATGGATTGCCGATGCTGCGGGGATGGACACCACGGGCCTGGCCGGTGCGATGCGCCTGCAGGCGTTGCTGGGTGTCTGGACCCTGACCCTGCGCACATGGGACAAAGACGACAGCCAGGACATGGGCCTGACCATGGCCGCCCTTGACCAGGCGCTGGACCGCGCGGCCCGCTTTACCGGGCTGGGACCGGCCACCCCGCAATCCACCACCGCAGGCACGGCACACGATGCGGATACCGACCCGATGGTTGACCTGCCGCTGGAACCTTTCGCCTGA
- the lgt gene encoding prolipoprotein diacylglyceryl transferase, with the protein MLPVLIFPQFDPVMVHFGPLVIRWYAMAYIVALVAGWRIARHLVALPPRAATTVQVDDFLTWATLGVVLGGRLGYILFYQPGYYLAHPLNILQVWHGGMSFHGGAAGVIIALIVFTRLNKLSFLAFSDRITTVVPIGLGLGRIANFINGELWGRPASDSLPWAMIFPDAGPQPRHPSELYEAFAEGLVLFVVLWCVSRSLRARQHPGFIAGLFLFGYAVARTVCECFREPDAFIGFLPFGVTMGQVLCVPMAIGGAGLMLNACLRPARTSVMAEPDAAQADGRISR; encoded by the coding sequence ATGCTGCCTGTCCTGATCTTTCCGCAGTTCGATCCGGTAATGGTCCATTTCGGGCCGCTGGTCATACGCTGGTATGCCATGGCCTATATCGTCGCCCTGGTGGCGGGGTGGCGGATTGCGCGCCACCTGGTGGCCCTGCCGCCACGCGCCGCGACCACCGTGCAGGTGGATGACTTCCTGACATGGGCAACGCTGGGCGTGGTGCTGGGGGGGCGGCTTGGCTACATCCTGTTCTATCAGCCGGGCTATTATCTGGCCCATCCGCTCAATATCCTGCAGGTCTGGCACGGTGGCATGTCGTTCCATGGCGGGGCGGCCGGGGTGATCATTGCGCTGATCGTATTTACGCGGCTTAACAAGCTGAGTTTCCTTGCCTTTTCGGATCGGATCACGACCGTAGTGCCCATCGGGCTGGGGCTGGGGCGCATCGCCAACTTCATCAACGGCGAACTGTGGGGGCGGCCTGCATCCGATTCCCTGCCATGGGCCATGATCTTTCCCGATGCCGGGCCACAACCGCGTCATCCTTCCGAACTGTATGAGGCATTTGCCGAAGGGCTGGTGCTTTTTGTCGTGCTGTGGTGTGTATCGCGCAGCCTGCGCGCGCGCCAGCATCCGGGCTTCATCGCGGGGCTGTTCCTGTTCGGTTATGCGGTGGCGCGCACGGTGTGTGAATGCTTCCGTGAACCCGATGCCTTCATTGGCTTCCTGCCCTTTGGCGTAACCATGGGGCAGGTGCTGTGCGTGCCCATGGCCATTGGCGGCGCGGGGCTGATGCTCAATGCCTGCCTGCGGCCCGCACGCACATCCGTCATGGCCGAACCCGATGCGGCGCAGGCGGATGGCAGGATCTCACGGTGA
- a CDS encoding transglutaminase family protein, which translates to MNTHAMLVHQTRYHYDRPVHLGPQTIRLHPLPGCASMISYSMDIAPAQHNCTWDHDAFGNRIARITFAERVTHFDITVRLATDQTPTNPFHFTIAPSARLWPAGAETFKDHAPAPYRQPACPPDTPTPLLDALVARWRATGPRPALEILVELTRAIATRIAYRIRLEAGVWSPEETLRNGAGSCRDSAWLLIAVLRRLGLAARFVSGYLFQPRPDAPGQYGAELHAWVQAYLPGAGWIGLDTTSGLLAAQGHVPLAVAATPHQAAPVSGLLDQCVATFEAVMETFPLPAGSQVLPLQRQARISL; encoded by the coding sequence ATGAACACGCATGCCATGCTGGTCCATCAAACACGTTACCACTACGACCGGCCCGTGCACCTTGGCCCCCAGACCATTCGCCTGCACCCCCTGCCCGGCTGTGCCAGCATGATTTCCTACAGCATGGACATCGCTCCCGCGCAGCACAACTGCACATGGGACCATGATGCATTTGGCAACCGCATTGCCCGCATCACCTTTGCCGAACGGGTCACGCATTTCGACATTACCGTCCGCCTCGCCACGGACCAGACGCCAACCAACCCCTTCCACTTCACCATCGCCCCATCCGCGCGCCTGTGGCCGGCCGGAGCGGAGACATTCAAGGACCACGCACCGGCACCTTACCGGCAACCCGCCTGCCCGCCCGATACACCGACCCCGCTGCTCGATGCGCTGGTGGCACGATGGCGCGCTACCGGGCCGCGCCCCGCTCTGGAAATACTGGTGGAACTGACACGCGCCATCGCCACCCGCATCGCCTACCGCATCCGGCTGGAGGCGGGCGTGTGGTCACCGGAGGAAACCCTGCGTAATGGCGCAGGGTCGTGCCGTGACAGTGCATGGCTGCTGATCGCAGTGCTGCGCAGGCTGGGTCTCGCCGCGCGCTTCGTGTCGGGCTACCTGTTCCAGCCACGCCCCGATGCGCCGGGACAGTACGGCGCTGAACTGCATGCCTGGGTGCAGGCCTACCTGCCCGGCGCGGGATGGATCGGACTCGATACCACATCGGGCCTGCTGGCGGCCCAGGGCCATGTGCCACTGGCCGTGGCGGCCACCCCCCATCAGGCCGCTCCCGTAAGTGGGCTGCTTGACCAGTGCGTCGCCACATTCGAGGCGGTGATGGAAACCTTCCCCCTACCTGCTGGCAGTCAGGTCCTGCCACTCCAGCGGCAAGCCCGTATCTCATTATGA
- a CDS encoding accessory factor UbiK family protein produces MSDRPRILDDLAGVAGGAFSALAGVREEIGAIVRARVDETLGSLNLVRRDEFEVVREVATRARLAQSEMENRITRLEERVSDLEASLTAPAPHSGT; encoded by the coding sequence ATGTCCGACAGGCCCCGCATTCTTGATGACCTTGCCGGCGTGGCCGGCGGCGCGTTCTCGGCCCTTGCTGGCGTGCGCGAGGAAATCGGTGCCATTGTCCGCGCCCGCGTGGACGAAACACTCGGCAGCCTGAACCTTGTGCGCCGCGACGAATTTGAAGTGGTGCGCGAAGTCGCCACCCGTGCCCGCCTCGCGCAGTCCGAAATGGAAAACCGGATTACCCGGCTGGAAGAACGCGTATCCGACCTGGAAGCCAGCCTGACCGCACCCGCACCCCACTCCGGCACCTGA
- a CDS encoding alpha-E domain-containing protein: MGAGIMTQVSAFPPPVLPGLRNLLSRYAESTMWLARYMERMENMARLIEVTSTSVQAGNMDAGWDSVIRINADDALFFQHHEAATERSVVSFYITDRDNPDSIVSMARCARENARVLRPLISTEMWMHLNVFTRWVMDLGPDDVGAGYLSTLCTRLKQDCQTHFGITEGTLYRDQAWLFYILGKNLERADQITRLIDIKYHTLLPSGAGVGSNIDMSQWTSVLRSAAAYHAFRRVLPEGMTPANIVGFMLKNDGFPRSLSASLRGVDCALASLAGEYRLRHCGPCQERVEELRVTLVEQTVEDIIMRGLHEYMDWIQRQLRQIQNDIAQAFWPPVVSVQA; this comes from the coding sequence ATGGGTGCTGGCATCATGACACAGGTTTCAGCCTTTCCTCCCCCCGTGCTGCCGGGGCTGCGCAACCTGCTCTCGCGCTATGCCGAAAGCACGATGTGGCTGGCGCGCTACATGGAGCGCATGGAGAACATGGCGCGGCTGATCGAGGTGACAAGCACCTCCGTACAGGCAGGCAACATGGATGCGGGGTGGGACAGTGTCATCCGCATCAACGCCGATGACGCGCTGTTCTTCCAGCATCACGAGGCCGCGACAGAGCGCAGTGTCGTGTCCTTCTACATTACTGACCGTGACAACCCCGATTCCATCGTGTCCATGGCGCGCTGTGCGCGTGAGAACGCCCGGGTGCTTCGTCCACTGATCTCGACCGAGATGTGGATGCACCTCAATGTCTTTACCCGCTGGGTGATGGATCTGGGGCCGGATGATGTGGGGGCGGGGTATCTTTCCACCCTGTGTACCCGGCTCAAGCAGGACTGCCAGACCCATTTTGGCATTACCGAGGGCACACTGTACCGCGATCAGGCGTGGCTGTTCTATATTCTGGGCAAGAATCTGGAACGCGCGGACCAGATTACCCGGCTGATCGATATCAAATACCATACCCTGCTACCCAGTGGCGCAGGGGTGGGATCGAATATTGATATGAGCCAGTGGACATCGGTGCTGCGGTCGGCTGCGGCCTATCACGCTTTTCGCCGCGTGCTGCCCGAAGGCATGACGCCCGCCAATATCGTGGGTTTCATGCTCAAGAATGATGGTTTCCCACGTTCGCTTTCCGCCAGTCTGCGCGGTGTAGACTGCGCGCTGGCGTCACTTGCAGGAGAATACCGCTTGCGCCATTGCGGTCCATGTCAGGAGCGGGTGGAAGAACTGCGTGTGACATTGGTCGAGCAGACGGTAGAGGACATCATCATGCGCGGCCTGCATGAATACATGGACTGGATCCAGCGCCAACTCAGGCAGATCCAGAACGATATTGCTCAGGCTTTCTGGCCACCAGTGGTGTCCGTGCAGGCATAG
- a CDS encoding class I SAM-dependent methyltransferase: protein MSGAAERLDHFMARANAAYYAGCDPFADFITSPEISQVFGELLGAWTAAVWAQLGRPDPFVLVEAGPGRGTLMADALRLVRRVAPDCHTAARLHLIETSPRLRGIQARALDGMAPVPVCWHDSLATVPDGPMIFLANEFLDALPIRQFIRRVGGWAERFVRHGAFVAVPVSFPPDHPAGTRAVPEGDVLETCQPALDFTQALATRLGHASGAALLIDYGYDAPAWGDSLQALRGGRPADPLHDPGTADLTAHVDFRSIAQRAAQCGGVDIWGSVPQGPFLAALGLAARCAQLERAAPRQAAQTRVAAARLAAPEHMGQLFRVLGLSAGLVGGLPGFAGRRGTEVAPNRGT from the coding sequence GTGAGTGGTGCGGCCGAACGCCTGGACCATTTCATGGCCCGGGCCAATGCCGCCTACTACGCGGGGTGTGACCCGTTTGCCGATTTCATCACGTCGCCCGAAATATCACAGGTTTTTGGTGAACTGCTGGGCGCATGGACAGCCGCTGTATGGGCGCAGCTTGGCAGGCCGGACCCCTTTGTTCTGGTTGAGGCCGGGCCGGGGCGGGGTACGCTCATGGCCGATGCGCTGCGCCTTGTGCGCCGCGTGGCCCCGGACTGTCACACTGCCGCCCGGCTGCACCTGATCGAGACCTCGCCCCGCTTGCGCGGCATACAGGCCCGCGCGCTGGATGGCATGGCCCCTGTGCCCGTGTGCTGGCATGACAGCCTTGCCACCGTGCCCGATGGCCCGATGATTTTCCTGGCTAATGAATTCCTTGATGCACTGCCCATCCGCCAGTTCATCCGGCGGGTAGGGGGCTGGGCGGAACGGTTTGTACGGCATGGTGCATTCGTGGCGGTGCCTGTGTCCTTTCCGCCCGATCACCCGGCAGGCACGCGCGCGGTGCCAGAAGGGGACGTGCTGGAAACCTGCCAGCCCGCGCTGGACTTCACACAGGCTCTTGCCACCCGTCTGGGGCACGCATCAGGTGCGGCGTTGCTGATTGATTACGGTTACGACGCCCCCGCCTGGGGTGACAGCCTGCAGGCCCTGCGCGGTGGGCGCCCGGCAGACCCGCTGCATGATCCCGGCACGGCGGACCTGACCGCCCATGTCGATTTCCGCTCCATCGCGCAGCGGGCCGCGCAGTGTGGGGGGGTGGATATATGGGGCAGCGTGCCGCAGGGACCATTTCTGGCCGCACTCGGGCTTGCCGCGCGCTGCGCCCAGCTTGAACGTGCGGCACCACGGCAGGCGGCACAGACGCGGGTGGCAGCGGCAAGACTTGCAGCGCCGGAGCACATGGGCCAGCTTTTTCGCGTGCTCGGGCTTTCGGCGGGGCTGGTCGGCGGATTGCCCGGCTTTGCGGGCAGGCGTGGGACTGAGGTCGCGCCCAACAGGGGAACATGA
- the proC gene encoding pyrroline-5-carboxylate reductase: protein MDAMLPPLLLVGCGNMGGAMLDGWLKEGLAPSFIIDRHRPSVPAPHHLVRSADEVPDSFHPGMIVLATKPQKVDAVMTAIAPFALRAPVLSVLAGRRAGDLTDCLTDALPAGSPMPLVIRAMPNTPSSVGQGMSVCYAPPAATAAQRALCTRLLRAVGDVAWIEHEDEMDAVTAISGSGPAYVFLLAELLEEAGIAEGLPPDLARQIARQTVAGAGALMVRSGVDAATLRRNVTSPGGTTQKALDVLMAPDAWPATLSAAVRAAARRSRELSGALPVS, encoded by the coding sequence ATGGATGCGATGCTTCCCCCCCTCCTGCTTGTAGGCTGTGGCAACATGGGGGGAGCCATGCTCGATGGATGGCTGAAGGAAGGGCTTGCCCCTTCCTTCATCATTGACCGGCACAGGCCCTCCGTTCCCGCTCCGCACCATCTGGTGCGCAGCGCGGATGAGGTGCCCGACAGCTTTCACCCCGGCATGATCGTGCTGGCCACCAAACCGCAGAAGGTCGATGCCGTCATGACCGCCATAGCGCCCTTCGCGCTGCGTGCGCCGGTGCTGTCCGTTCTGGCGGGGCGCCGCGCGGGCGATCTGACGGACTGCCTGACAGACGCCCTGCCTGCGGGCAGCCCGATGCCGCTCGTAATCCGCGCCATGCCCAACACCCCCAGCAGCGTCGGACAGGGCATGAGCGTATGCTATGCCCCGCCCGCCGCAACCGCTGCACAGCGTGCCCTATGCACGCGACTGCTGCGCGCCGTGGGCGATGTGGCCTGGATCGAGCATGAAGACGAGATGGATGCGGTAACCGCCATATCGGGCAGCGGGCCGGCCTATGTCTTCCTGCTGGCCGAACTGCTTGAAGAGGCCGGTATTGCCGAAGGACTGCCCCCAGACCTTGCCCGCCAGATCGCACGCCAGACAGTAGCTGGCGCTGGCGCGCTCATGGTACGCAGTGGCGTGGATGCCGCCACCCTGCGCCGTAACGTAACCAGTCCGGGCGGTACCACGCAAAAGGCGCTTGACGTGCTGATGGCGCCCGATGCATGGCCAGCTACCCTGTCTGCCGCCGTACGGGCGGCCGCCCGGCGGTCGCGTGAACTGTCGGGCGCGTTGCCCGTTTCATGA
- a CDS encoding circularly permuted type 2 ATP-grasp protein, with translation MNDMKMAAQAAGLFATYDVPDFFCELLNRRDIPPPGLQLVRDRLACFDLGELRRRAAAVEAQFYRLGITFTVYSDREAIDRVLPFDVIPRVLTALEWDHVERGVQQRVQAINLFLHDIYHDRHILRDGVVPEHLVLGNANYCQAMVGLDVPGGVYVHINGTDLVRDRDGRFLVLEDNARTPSGVSYVLEDRQMMLRLMPDLATGLDIRPVDEYGPRLHRALAEVAPPGVADPQVVLLSPGIYNAAYFEHVFLAREMGIPLVEGRDLMVEDGRVYMRTVGGPRPVHSIYRRLNDDFLDPLVFNPDSLLGVPGLVDAYRRGNVTLANALGTGVADDKAVYAYMPRIIRYYLDQDPILTNVETHICGELEGLTYTLANLEHLVVKPVGESGGYGLLIGPHATQAQLEEFRKLLRANPANYISQPVISLSVSPTLCPAGVEGRHVDLRPFAVTGRNTWVLPGGLSRVALRKGSLVVNSSQGGGAKDTWVLAS, from the coding sequence ATGAATGATATGAAAATGGCAGCACAGGCAGCCGGGCTGTTTGCGACGTATGACGTTCCGGATTTTTTCTGTGAACTGCTCAACCGCAGGGATATCCCGCCACCGGGACTGCAACTGGTGCGTGATCGCCTGGCCTGTTTCGATCTGGGCGAACTGCGGCGCAGGGCAGCCGCTGTGGAGGCACAGTTCTACCGTCTGGGCATTACCTTTACCGTCTATTCCGACCGCGAGGCGATTGATCGCGTCCTGCCGTTCGATGTCATTCCCCGCGTGCTGACCGCGCTTGAGTGGGACCATGTGGAACGTGGCGTGCAGCAGCGCGTGCAGGCGATCAACCTGTTCCTGCACGATATCTATCATGATCGCCATATCCTGCGCGATGGCGTGGTGCCCGAGCACCTTGTGCTGGGTAACGCCAATTACTGTCAGGCCATGGTGGGGCTGGATGTGCCCGGCGGTGTTTACGTGCATATCAACGGCACCGACCTTGTGCGCGACCGCGATGGCCGGTTCCTGGTGCTGGAGGACAATGCCCGCACGCCCTCGGGCGTGTCCTATGTGCTTGAGGACCGGCAGATGATGCTGCGCCTCATGCCCGACCTTGCCACCGGGCTGGATATCCGCCCGGTGGATGAATACGGTCCCCGCCTGCACCGCGCGCTGGCGGAGGTGGCACCCCCAGGTGTTGCCGACCCGCAGGTGGTCCTGCTTTCACCGGGTATCTACAACGCCGCGTATTTTGAACATGTGTTCCTGGCGCGCGAAATGGGCATTCCGCTGGTTGAAGGGCGTGACCTGATGGTGGAGGACGGGCGTGTCTATATGCGCACGGTGGGCGGCCCACGGCCGGTCCATTCCATCTACCGCAGGCTCAATGATGACTTCCTTGACCCGCTGGTCTTCAATCCCGACAGCCTTCTGGGCGTGCCGGGGCTGGTGGATGCCTACCGCCGGGGCAACGTGACGCTGGCCAACGCCCTTGGCACCGGTGTGGCCGATGACAAGGCGGTCTATGCCTACATGCCGCGTATCATCCGCTACTATCTGGATCAGGACCCGATCCTGACCAATGTGGAAACCCATATCTGTGGCGAGCTGGAAGGGCTGACCTATACGTTGGCCAACCTAGAGCATCTGGTGGTCAAGCCGGTGGGTGAATCCGGTGGTTACGGGCTGCTCATCGGCCCGCATGCAACCCAGGCCCAGCTTGAGGAATTCCGTAAGCTACTGCGCGCCAATCCCGCCAATTACATCAGCCAGCCCGTCATCAGCCTGTCGGTCTCGCCCACTTTGTGCCCGGCGGGCGTGGAGGGGCGGCATGTGGACCTGCGGCCCTTTGCCGTAACCGGGCGTAACACATGGGTTCTGCCCGGTGGCCTATCGCGTGTGGCGTTGCGCAAGGGGTCGCTGGTGGTCAATTCCTCGCAGGGTGGCGGGGCGAAAGATACATGGGTGCTGGCATCATGA
- a CDS encoding type III secretion system chaperone family protein, whose protein sequence is MPALTQTTRTRNTNPLDLMEQIVGGYDWNFERRSDSEMAAEAPGKWCDYGLFFCWSEEVSAMHFTCTFDLKVPAEQRQNLFELVALANERLWIGHFGMDLEHGTPVFRHAVLLRGSRGASMESLEDMIDIALTECERFYPAFQFVLWGGKKPAEALEAAMLDCAGMA, encoded by the coding sequence ATGCCTGCTCTGACTCAGACAACACGCACACGCAATACGAATCCACTCGATCTGATGGAACAGATCGTAGGCGGATATGACTGGAATTTTGAACGTCGCAGCGATTCGGAAATGGCTGCCGAAGCACCGGGCAAATGGTGCGATTACGGCCTGTTCTTCTGCTGGTCGGAAGAAGTCAGTGCAATGCATTTCACCTGTACATTCGACCTCAAGGTCCCGGCCGAGCAGCGTCAGAACCTGTTCGAACTCGTGGCCCTGGCCAACGAGCGGTTATGGATCGGTCATTTCGGCATGGACCTGGAGCATGGTACCCCGGTCTTCCGCCATGCCGTGTTGCTACGTGGCTCACGCGGGGCCTCCATGGAAAGCCTGGAGGACATGATCGACATCGCCCTGACCGAATGCGAACGCTTCTACCCCGCCTTCCAGTTCGTGCTCTGGGGCGGCAAGAAACCGGCCGAGGCGCTGGAAGCCGCCATGCTTGACTGCGCGGGAATGGCCTGA
- the rfaD gene encoding ADP-glyceromanno-heptose 6-epimerase translates to MIVITGGAGFIGSCMQEALHARGVETVVVDWLGSAGKWRNLRHHAPARIIAPEALAAWLATGPDVEAVIHLGAISETTATDGDLVWRTNVDLSMQLAEWCAQAGVRFIYASSAATYGAADRVEQFSDDPAGVDRLSPLNLYGWSKQAFDSNLLHRLGRGELPGLSWAGLKFFNVYGPNEYHKGRMISVVRVKYDEARADQPLRLFRSDVPGLADGAQARDFIWVGDVVDVMLWLLEHRHVSGLFNCGTGVARTYVDLAHAVCDAAGVARQIEFIDMPESLRGQYQSFTCADMRRLRAAGYTRAFTTLEDGVSHYVQSYLARPDPYL, encoded by the coding sequence GTGATCGTGATTACGGGGGGCGCGGGCTTTATCGGTTCGTGCATGCAGGAGGCACTTCATGCGCGCGGCGTGGAGACGGTGGTGGTGGACTGGCTGGGCAGCGCGGGCAAGTGGCGCAACCTGCGTCACCACGCTCCCGCCCGGATCATCGCCCCCGAGGCGCTGGCGGCATGGCTTGCCACCGGCCCGGATGTGGAGGCAGTGATCCATCTCGGCGCGATAAGCGAGACCACGGCTACGGATGGCGATCTGGTCTGGCGTACCAATGTAGACCTGTCGATGCAGTTGGCCGAGTGGTGCGCGCAGGCAGGCGTGCGTTTCATCTATGCCTCCTCCGCTGCCACCTATGGCGCTGCGGACCGGGTGGAGCAGTTCAGTGATGACCCGGCGGGGGTGGACCGACTCAGCCCGCTTAACCTGTATGGCTGGTCCAAGCAGGCATTCGACAGTAACCTGCTGCACCGGCTGGGCAGGGGCGAGTTGCCCGGTCTGTCCTGGGCGGGCCTGAAATTCTTCAACGTGTATGGCCCCAACGAGTACCACAAGGGGCGCATGATCTCGGTGGTCAGGGTCAAGTATGACGAGGCGCGCGCGGACCAGCCCCTGCGCCTGTTCCGCTCCGATGTGCCGGGCCTGGCCGATGGGGCGCAGGCGCGTGATTTCATATGGGTGGGCGATGTGGTGGATGTCATGCTCTGGCTGCTTGAGCACCGCCATGTCAGCGGGCTGTTCAACTGTGGCACGGGTGTTGCGCGCACCTATGTCGATCTGGCGCACGCGGTGTGCGATGCGGCGGGGGTGGCCCGCCAGATCGAATTCATTGACATGCCCGAGAGCCTGCGTGGGCAGTACCAGTCCTTTACCTGTGCGGACATGCGCAGGCTCAGGGCGGCAGGATACACACGCGCCTTCACCACGCTGGAGGATGGCGTGAGTCATTATGTGCAGAGCTACCTTGCCCGTCCCGATCCCTATCTCTAG